The nucleotide sequence AACCCCACACGCACCTGTTGACATTTtggaagagtccgagcaacatagtccTCCACTTCTAGAGGAACCGACACCAACATGTTGACATTtatgaagagtccgagcaacatagtccTCCACTTCTAGAGGAACCGACACCAACATGTTGACATTtatgaagagtccgagcaacataggtagGCAATATTTCTTGAATGAAAACTGAAAAGTGCAATTGTACCTGCTGTAAGAAAAGAGCCTCTTGAGGACATGTTGGAAAATTCATTAGACCAATGCCAACCATTAGCAGACCATAGCAACCAAGGGAGACAATGAGGTATAGAGGCAACTGCAACACCGATAGCAATAAACTAAGAATCACTGAAAAGTAAGAAACTTTAACAAAATGGCATTGCCAAAGATAACAAAAGATGGTCAATAAGAGCTCACTAGCCAGGTATAGCTCTCTGGAATTGTTGAGGTCTGCAACAAGCCTATCCAAACAGCACTTACTGCAAGCAACAACGTCAAAATCTTCACGATTTGTTTCATTGTATCTGTAGTGATGCGTTACTTTGATGTGAGTACTAGAGGAGAGTAAAGTTTTTCATTGATTAACATATAATAGAAGTCAATGACTGAAACATTAAGAAGCCAAGCAAATAAACTTTCAGTGTGTTTGGTTATGTCAGTTAAGCTCCTTGTCACTCTTAGGCTAAGAGTGGTCATTCCTTATGAAAAACGACAAGTACTTATGGGTTTTAAATGAATCTGATCATTTATATGTATTAAAAActtcaataaatatttatacatatttgaTGGTGAAcccatttattattattatatacagTAAGACCTCTTTATAACAGCCCCTCGTTATAACGTCATTTCGTTATAGCGGCCTAATTTTCTCCGAAACTAATTTTTCCTGTCATATTTTACTTCTCTATAAGAACATTCTACCTATAGTAGCAATGACGTTTATAATAATACACTCTAAGAAAAATTACCTCTCTATAACAGCATACTCAAATAATatgtaatattaatattttatataaaaaatatattatgtactatataaaataaactatcaaattatttataataactgCAAGTTTTTTTAAGTTCTTCAACTGTTGTTCTTTAGGACACAACTTAAATGGCTAAAGTTTCCCTGATCTCATGAGAAATCACTTGGGGGTAGAGATTCATACAATAGCACAAATCCCATCACATAACATCAATCAAGCAATGGATGCTACAGCTTACATGGAGTTTGACGCATCACTttcaatatgtacatgaaatttACACTGATGAGGAGATTATTGTACAATTTATTGGAGTGGAAGAACAAGAGACAACAGATGCAGAAGATGAATACGAAAGTATTGATGAAGACCCTTAACCGATTGCTATTTGGGGTGAGATGGTAGAATCAACAGCCTTCAAGAGAAAGCAATTGAATACCCTTTTGCTGAAAGTTTGGACAAAAATCTATATTGTCACTAAGAGATTAGAATTTATAAAACAACCTACAATTATAGAATTCTTacatccaacttgaaatatttaaactttccATTAATTTTGAATGAATACTTACCATCCAAGCAACTCCATTTGTCTATAAAACTTAACCTCAAATCCAACAGGAGAAGGAAAAATTAAAGAGGGAAACTCATCAATCACTTTTTGCTCACATTCCACACTCATTTTCAACTAAACCACATCTCATTGACATATGAAGTATCCAGAAATCCAAGAAGAAAAACAGAGGACATTATGATCTTTTCCCATCTATACTAGCCATGATCGACAGAGTGGTACCTTGGCTAGTGGGAGGTACTAAATATCCCCTGAAATTTGTCGGGTGCGTGAAAGCTGACTCGAACACCACATGCATCAaggtaataaaaaaaaaaaaagatgaagggaaatcaacagatgaataatatttTACAGTAAAAAAGACTCAATCTATTTGACTTACCAGGAACTGAGAGGAGATCGGAAAGTGGTCGACAGAAATTAGCAAACGAAATCG is from Capsicum annuum cultivar UCD-10X-F1 chromosome 5, UCD10Xv1.1, whole genome shotgun sequence and encodes:
- the LOC107870992 gene encoding dolichol-phosphate mannose synthase subunit 3; protein product: MKQIVKILTLLLAVSAVWIGLLQTSTIPESYTWLLPLYLIVSLGCYGLLMVGIGLMNFPTCPQEALFLQQDIVEAREFLKKKGVDVGSD